The sequence CACAAAGGCGCTCGCTCATGTTGCCGCCGTCTGTGAAACGCCCAAGACGCCCGAGCTCGACCGCGAGAACGTCGCAACCGTGAGGCGCCTGGCCGGTAAACCAAAGGCCGGGACGCGCAAGAAATCGAAGAATCCGTAACCTTAGGCCGCGCTTCACAGTAGACTATCGCAGCATGCAGCCGTCTCGCTTTTACCTCTTCGCGCGCATAGCCGCCGCCGTCACGCTTGCGTTGATCGGCCCGACCGAGGCGTTGGCTCGCGCCGGCGGAGGCCAGGGATTCGGCGGGGGCGGGGGCGGCGGTTTCGGCGGCGATGATTTTGGCGGCGGCCTCTTTAGTCTGTGGCCCCTGCTGTTCTTAGGTCACGGCAGCGGCTTTGGCGGACTCTTCTTTTTCCTCATCATACTGTGGGCGATCAGCCGGCGGAGCCGTGCGGCGAACATGGGCTTCTCGGCCGGCACGCCGGATTCAGGCGTGCAGTCGACGATGCTCGCCACTCCGATGCCGTCCACGACGTTCGACCGCAGCACGGTGGAAGAAGGCCTGGCAACGATCAAGCGGCGCGATCCAAATTTCGACGAGCGCGCATTCCTCGACCGTGCGCAGACCGCTTTCTTCAAACTGCAGCAGGCATGGAACGCGCGCGACCAGGATATAGCGCGTGACGTGATGAGCGACGCGCTTTACGAGCGCCACAAGATGCAGACCGATCAGCTGATCGCAGCGCATCAGACCGACGTGCTCGAGAACATCGTCATCGGCAGCGCTCGGATCGTGGACGTGCGCGCCGGCACGCCGTTCGATTCCATCGTGGTGGCCATGACCGCGAGCATGACCGACTACACGATCGACGACCGTACCAAGCAGGTCGTCTCCGGCGACCGCTATCAGCAGACGTTCACCGAGTACTGGACGTTCATCCGTCGATCGGATGCGAAGAGCGTTGTGGGCTCGACTGCGCTCGCGTCCACGTGTCCGAACTGCGGCGCGCCGCTGCACCTCAACAACGGCAAGTGCGACTATTGCGGCGCGTACTCGCGGACGACGTCGGCGGATTGGGTCGTAGATACGATCGAGCAGACGCGGTGAGCTTCGAGGGTCAGCAGCCATCGGATCGGCGCGGCGCTCCGCGCTTCAACATTTCAATGCCGGTCACGTTCAGCATACCAGCCACGCGGCGCATCTGCGCCGCTACCGTCGATAACATCTCCATGGGCGGCGTGCTTTTGCTCACGGACGAACAGCTCGACAACGGCACGGAGATCGTGATCCACTTGCCGATCGATCTCGATGCGACCATCAACGTTCAGGCCACGATCGTGCGCACCGCGGAAGTCGGCGAATTCGGCGTGGCCTTTATCCGCCTCCCCGACGATCAGATGGATCGCATCTCAACCTTCGTTGAAAGCCGCGCCGCCCGCTCGTGAAGGGGCTCTCTTGAAGGGCTCTTTTGAAGGGGCCGACGCCAGTCGGCCCACGTAACGTTCGCTTGGGCCGACTGACGTCGGCCCCTTCATTAGATCGCGTCGGTTCCTTCGGTCGCTATTTCTCGAGGATGAGACGGCGGCCGGGATAGTCGATGAATACCGCGCCGAACTGCGAGAGCGCGCCTGCGCCGACAATGCCGTCCGACACGGTCGGCGCAAATGCGCCTGTCGCGTGCAGCACGACTTGCGTGAAGAGATCGACGAGCGAAAAATCGCCGAGGCTGAGTTGCGAAACGGTTGTGACGCGCACCGGGATCTCGCCGCCGCCCGCGCCGCGGGCGCTTTGTATCGCGCGCTGATTGCTGGCTAGATCCGGCGTGACCGGACCCTGGGTCCCGACGCCTAATTCGTTGCTCACCACGGAATTCTGCGTTTCAAAATCGTTGGCGTGCGCGTCCGCGTACTCGCGATAGAGCACGAGCGCAGCGTCGCTTCCGGTGTCCAAGGTCAAGGTGACCGGATCGCTGCGGCCCAGTCTTGCGTCTACGCGCGAAACGCGATTGTCGATCGCGAGCGGCAGCACCGCGCCGGTGCCCTTGTACGTGAACGCGCTCGGCAGCATGAAGAGGACCTTGGAATCGAAGTATGAGATCCGCGCGACGAGTTGCGCGAAGATGTCGTAGCCGGCGATGCCGTCGATGTGATCGCGCGCGAGTGAGGCGGGCAATTGGAGCGGAACCGCTTCCATGACGAAATCGTGGAAGACCGCGTCGCCGATCCCAAGTGTCGTGGCGCGCGTCACCGTGCCGGTCAGTTCTCCAGCTGCATTGATGTGAGCGACGCCGCCGGTCGGCATGCCCAATCGCGCGGCGACCTGCGCGTCGATGACGCTCGTGGATGAACCGCTGTCGAGCAGCAGATGCACGGATGAGCCGTTGAGGGTGCAGCCGAGTATGATCAGGTTGTGATCCGTGTCGAACGGAACGGTGACCTCGCCTTTGCCGGCCGGCATATCCGGCTCGCGCTGCGTCGGCGCGGTGAACGTCGAGCTCGCGACCGGCGCCGCGAAGTGGACGTCGTCGACGGTCGTCGTAGTCGTTCCCGTCGCATCGGTGTCGACGCTGAGCGTCGGAACGGGCACGCCTTCGAATCGCCGGTACGCGCTGTAGCGGATCGTTCTATCGGCGAAGTCACCGCCGTCGACGAGCGCGCTTGCCGCGTCGATGTAGAGTGTCGCATCGACTTGACCGACTTTCGTCGAAACGACATACGCGCGGCGTCCGTCCAGGTAGGTGATACCGGTGACCTTCGCGCCAGGCGTATCAAATTTGTAATCGTTGAGTCGAAGCAGACGGCTCACCGCATTGTGATGGTTGTCCGTGTCCGTGAGCGTGACATTGCCGTTCTCGTCTTGCTGCCAGAAGTGCGCGCCGTCATCGCCTTCGGCGTGCGCCGAAAGCGGCAACGTGAAGTCTTGCCGAAAGTGCCCCTTCGCATCGGCGATGGCATCGTACGAGGCTTCGGTGCCGCCCGACGTCACCGTGCCGCTCCATCGTATGCTGCCGACGGGCAGCAATCCAAACGCTTGCGAGTGCCGCAGAAATAACGTGCCCGCCGTCGGAAGGAAGATCGGCGGAGTCGGCAGCGGAATCGGGGGCGCCGGGGCGGGAGTGGCGCCAGTCGCAAGCGCGACGGCGATTGCGACAAGAGCGGCGGTCATGCCGAGTGCGTTCGCGGAGCGCCGCGAGTTTGCATCTCGCGCCCATCGCCAGGGAGCCTGTCTTGGGCTCGCTAAAGTCGGCGGTCTGATGAAACGTCGTCCGACTTCGCGCGCGCTGCCGCCGACGTGGCTCGTTGGGTCGAAAGTCCGGCTGCGCGCGATCGAGCCCGAAGACGTCCCACAGCTTCTGCGCTGGTTTAATGAATCGCCGGCGCGGGAGTGGCTGATGACACGGCTTCCGCTTTCGCGAGCCAATGAACGGGCGTGGGCCGCGAGCGCCGCGATCAGTCCGGCGACGCCGACCTTCATCATTCAGACGCTCGCGGGCAAAGACATCGGTGTGACCGGTCTGACGTTACACGGTGCTCGCGCGGAAATGGGCATCGCGTTGCATGAGTCGCGCTACTGGGGCGGCGGCTACGGTACCGATGCGGTGCGAACGCTTGTGGACGGCGCCTTTCGCGCGCTGCCGCTCTTACGCATCGAGCTCATCGTCTATCCGGATAACAAACGTGCTATCGGTTGCTACGAGAAGGCTGGGTTTTCGCGCGAAGGTGTCTTACGTGCGCGCGAATATC comes from Candidatus Eremiobacteraceae bacterium and encodes:
- a CDS encoding retropepsin-like aspartic protease — its product is MTAALVAIAVALATGATPAPAPPIPLPTPPIFLPTAGTLFLRHSQAFGLLPVGSIRWSGTVTSGGTEASYDAIADAKGHFRQDFTLPLSAHAEGDDGAHFWQQDENGNVTLTDTDNHHNAVSRLLRLNDYKFDTPGAKVTGITYLDGRRAYVVSTKVGQVDATLYIDAASALVDGGDFADRTIRYSAYRRFEGVPVPTLSVDTDATGTTTTTVDDVHFAAPVASSTFTAPTQREPDMPAGKGEVTVPFDTDHNLIILGCTLNGSSVHLLLDSGSSTSVIDAQVAARLGMPTGGVAHINAAGELTGTVTRATTLGIGDAVFHDFVMEAVPLQLPASLARDHIDGIAGYDIFAQLVARISYFDSKVLFMLPSAFTYKGTGAVLPLAIDNRVSRVDARLGRSDPVTLTLDTGSDAALVLYREYADAHANDFETQNSVVSNELGVGTQGPVTPDLASNQRAIQSARGAGGGEIPVRVTTVSQLSLGDFSLVDLFTQVVLHATGAFAPTVSDGIVGAGALSQFGAVFIDYPGRRLILEK
- a CDS encoding TIM44-like domain-containing protein; amino-acid sequence: MQPSRFYLFARIAAAVTLALIGPTEALARAGGGQGFGGGGGGGFGGDDFGGGLFSLWPLLFLGHGSGFGGLFFFLIILWAISRRSRAANMGFSAGTPDSGVQSTMLATPMPSTTFDRSTVEEGLATIKRRDPNFDERAFLDRAQTAFFKLQQAWNARDQDIARDVMSDALYERHKMQTDQLIAAHQTDVLENIVIGSARIVDVRAGTPFDSIVVAMTASMTDYTIDDRTKQVVSGDRYQQTFTEYWTFIRRSDAKSVVGSTALASTCPNCGAPLHLNNGKCDYCGAYSRTTSADWVVDTIEQTR
- a CDS encoding PilZ domain-containing protein, translated to MSFEGQQPSDRRGAPRFNISMPVTFSIPATRRICAATVDNISMGGVLLLTDEQLDNGTEIVIHLPIDLDATINVQATIVRTAEVGEFGVAFIRLPDDQMDRISTFVESRAARS
- a CDS encoding GNAT family protein; its protein translation is MKRRPTSRALPPTWLVGSKVRLRAIEPEDVPQLLRWFNESPAREWLMTRLPLSRANERAWAASAAISPATPTFIIQTLAGKDIGVTGLTLHGARAEMGIALHESRYWGGGYGTDAVRTLVDGAFRALPLLRIELIVYPDNKRAIGCYEKAGFSREGVLRAREYRRGKYEDVVIMSILHEEWRRDRAKD